AACCGGGCGCTCCAGATGCGGGGGTTAGCATCGTTTCGGCGGGAAGGGGAAGGTTTTTGTGAGCGACCTTGCGAATGAATCCGTGAGCGCGTACCCGGGCGGGGGCGCCCGGTGACCGTGCTCGAAGACATCGTCGCCGGCGTGCGCGAGGACCTCGCGGCACGCGAGTCCGTGCTGCCGTTCGACGAGCTGAAGATCCGCGCGGCGGCCGCCCCGGCGCCCCGCGACGTGATGTCCGCGCTGCGCGAGTCCGGCATCGGCGTGATCGCCGAGGTGAAGCGGCGCAGCCCCTCCAAGGGTGACCTGGCCGACATCCCCGACCCCGCGGCACTGGCGAAGGACTACGAAGACGGCGGTGCGCGCGTGATCAGCGTGCTCACCGAGCAGCGCCGCTTCGGCGGCTCGCTGGCCGACCTCGACGCCGTGCGCGCCGCGGTCGACATCCCGATCCTGCGCAAGGACTTCGTCGTCAGCCCCTACCAGGTGCACGAGGCCCGCCTGCACGGTGCCGACATGGTGCTGCTGATCGTCGCCGCAC
This genomic window from Amycolatopsis mongoliensis contains:
- the trpC gene encoding indole-3-glycerol phosphate synthase TrpC, with translation MTVLEDIVAGVREDLAARESVLPFDELKIRAAAAPAPRDVMSALRESGIGVIAEVKRRSPSKGDLADIPDPAALAKDYEDGGARVISVLTEQRRFGGSLADLDAVRAAVDIPILRKDFVVSPYQVHEARLHGADMVLLIVAALEQNALVALLDRVESLGMTALVEIHNAEEADKALEAGAKVIGVNARNLHTLEVDRDVFSRLAPGLPMDVYKVAESGVRGPGDLMSYAGHGADAVLVGEGLVASGDPKGALVKLVTAGSHPACPRPSR